In Longimicrobiaceae bacterium, the DNA window CACGGGGCGCCCCCTTCCTTTTGTCTGGCGCCCGCGGCCGATTTGACTCCGCGCCGGTCCGGGACTAGCCTTCCGCCGCTCGTGCCGGTCCGCGATCCACGCCCACGTACCCGATGACGGAAGACCTCAGCACCTTCGCGCTCCTCTGCTTCACCTCGCTCATCGCCATCATCAACCCGCTGAGCGCCGCGCCCATGTACCTGGCGCTCACCGACGGCTACACCCCGGGGCACCGGCGGCGCACGCTGCGCAACGCCATGCTCACCGCCTTCGCCGTGCTGGTGGTGTTCGCCCTGCTGGGCGGGACCATCTTCCAGATCTTCGGGATCACCATCCACGCCTTCCGCATCGCCGGCGGGATCATCTTCTTCGGGATCGGGATGGACATGCTCCAGGCCAAGCGCTCGCGCGGGAAGGCCACACAGGAGGAGGAGGAGGAGGGACGGCAGAAGGAGGACGTGGGGATCACCCCGCTGGGGATCCCCATGATCACGGGGCCGGGGGCGATCACCACGGTCATGGTGCTGATGACGCAGGCGACGACGACGCCGCGCGTCGCCGTCGTCTTCGCCTCAGTGCTGGCGGTGCTGGCGATCGCCTACGCGGTGCTGCACGCCGCGCCCCGCATCGTCCGCTTCTTCGGACAGACGGGGCTCAACGTGATGACGCGGATCATGGGGCTGCTGGTGACGGTGATCGCCGTGCAGTTCATCGTGGACGGCACGCGTCCCATCCTGGTGGGGATCCTGCGGCAGGCGGGGGTGGGGAGCTGACCGGGCGGCAGCCGCTCAGACCACACCGCACCGGGACGCCCGCGACTACGGCTGGGGAGGGTCGGCGCGGGGGAGCCGGTGAATCTCGCAGACGAGGTTCACGGCCTCTTCGAAGAGCTCGGGACGGAGGCGGGGGTACAGGCTGCGGGCGCACTCCTCCACCTCGGTGCGGGTGGAGCCGGGCCGCACCGCGGTGCGGATGGCCTGCACGCGGGCCTCGCGGAGCAGGCGGGCGGTCTGCTCGGAGCGGCGCTGGCGCGCCGCGGCCATTTCGGCGGCGAGATCTACAGTGGACAAACGCGACCTCCGGATAGGGGAACCGCCAGGCTAGGATCCCAAAGATAACACCTCCGCGCCCGTGTGCCCATTCCGTCGAGGACGGCTACCGGCCGTCCAGCTCGTCCGGGTCCACCGGGTCGTCGATCACCTCGGTCTCGCCCTGCTCCAGCTCCTCCAGCGAGAACTCGGTCTCGCCGCTCCGCGCCCGCGCCGCGGCCAGCTCCAGGAGGTCGAGGAGCGCGTCGTGGCCGGGGGATCGCTCCATGTCGTACTCGGTCTTCTCGTACTCGCCGGCCAGGTAGCGGGCCATGAACTCGTACATGCTCTCCCGGTCCACCTCGTAGACCGCCTCCTCCTCGTCGCCCGCGGGCGCCTCCCGGACGAAGTGGCGGAACCGGTCCTCGGCGTCCAGGGTGTCGTGGAACTCGAAGGGGCCGAGCTGGAACAGGT includes these proteins:
- a CDS encoding MarC family protein, which gives rise to MTEDLSTFALLCFTSLIAIINPLSAAPMYLALTDGYTPGHRRRTLRNAMLTAFAVLVVFALLGGTIFQIFGITIHAFRIAGGIIFFGIGMDMLQAKRSRGKATQEEEEEGRQKEDVGITPLGIPMITGPGAITTVMVLMTQATTTPRVAVVFASVLAVLAIAYAVLHAAPRIVRFFGQTGLNVMTRIMGLLVTVIAVQFIVDGTRPILVGILRQAGVGS